In Macaca fascicularis isolate 582-1 chromosome X, T2T-MFA8v1.1, one DNA window encodes the following:
- the LOC102125991 gene encoding ubiquitin-conjugating enzyme E2 N-like, with protein MAGLPCRIIKKTQRLLAEPVPGIKAEPGESSALYFHVVIAGLQDSPFQGGTFKLELLLAEEYPMAAPEVRFMTKIYHPNVDKLGRICLDILKDKWSPALQISTVLLSIQALLSAPNPDDPLANDVAEQWETNKAQAIETARAWTRLYPMNNI; from the coding sequence ATGGCCGGGCTACCCTGCAGGATCATCAAGAAAACCCAGCGTTTGCTGGCAGAGCCAGTTCCTGGCATCAAAGCAGAACCAGGTGAGAGCAGCGCCCTTTATTTTCATGTGGTCATTGCTGGCCTTCAGGATTCCCCCTTTCAGGGAGGGACTTTTAAACTTGAACTATTACTTGCAGAAGAATACCCAATGGCAGCCCCTGAAGTACGTTTCATGACCAAAATTTATCATCCTAATGTAGACAAGTTGGGAAGAATATGTTTGGATATTTTGAAGGATAAGTGGTCTCCAGCGCTGCAGATCAGCACAGTTCTGCTATCCATTCAGGCCTTGTTAAGTGCTCCCAATCCAGATGATCCATTAGCAAATGATGTAGCGGAGCAGTGGGAGACCAACAAAGCCCAAGCCATAGAAACAGCTAGAGCATGGACTAGGCTATATCCcatgaataatatttaa